The nucleotide sequence GCAGGTATGTGTATGACCAATGTGCATGAAGAAGCAATTTACCATATGCTGTTGCCCAAGAAGATTAGAAGGGAGCCTGGGGTCCATCGGTGTTTATAACCAAGGTAACACCACAATTGGTGTTTATTAACAAGGTAACTGTTAGGGTTAGGTTAAGAATCCAAATACTGAGGAACCTGTATTGTTCCTCaggctgctgcacagccctAGCATTAGGAACAGGCCTGAGGTCAACACGGGAGGGGGTTTGGGCGTGGGAGGTATGAGGGTGAGGGGAGTTGTGGGCATGAGTCTAACAGTTATAATTAAGGTAGGATTTAGGGTTAGACTTTGGAAATCTAAAGCCTAAGAACAGAATTGGGGTTAGTGCCAATATATCTGGAGTAATGGAGTATATATAAAGTAACTCTTACACTGCGTTGATAGGCACCAGTGCTTTACTGTCTTTTTTGATGAAGTCTTGACCCTTCATTTTAGGCATGGGTATCGTTAAGGGAAAGTTTCATAATCTATTGTGCTCTGAGCCAAATTTCTTCTTGAAGCCAAACTTTCCATTGAACGAGGATGATCACTAGCATTAATGCAAGTTAACGTCTTACATTCCTCTAGAGGACTAGCTCCTTTCATAAAGGTACCATTAGGGCTCATGTAAGTAAAGATATTGTCCAGGCTACTGTTGGAGGTAAGATTAGGAGAGTTTAGACTACATCTCTGTCACTCAATAAAATGGGACCAAGGACCTCTCCCATGCCAAGCAGCACCAACATTCCCTGTCCATATTATACAGGACTTCCCTGAGGTTTTCTCAGAGGCCCATGGTATCTATCACCTGTGGcctttgagaaatattttttttttctagaagcactGAATCAAAGAATTGATTTAGTGTCCATAACAATGCAAAggccatgctgcagcccagcagacTGGTATTTTTATTCCCTGAGGCTGCGATGGTGTAATGCATGTTGCATGAGGAGTGGTTGTGTATTGAAATATTTGAGGGCGCAAAACCTGttacaataaatattaataaattttattacaataaataaattttacaaattttacaacaaataaatacaaaataaattactgtaaaGCGGGAGGACTGTGGAGGGAGACAAACTGGTGTCATTCTGTCCATTCTGCCTAGGGGAATAATCCCTTGCTCTTACGGCCTCCAAACCATGCCTGAACAGTGGGTATTAAATAACATTAGGCCAAAATCACGCCAGGGTGTCACTACTGACAATATGGCTGACTCATGAGATACAAGGTTCAAACTCACTCCCTGGCTGTATTTTTTCGGCAGTACAGACATAGGCTGGGTgtgaaatgctgcatttcttATTGGATACTGCAGTCCCACAGCATTTAGCAGCAATGCGGTGTCAAGAGGGAAAATGTTCCTCTCTACAAAAGGGTTGGATCCTTCACCATAGTTATGGCAAAGGCTGAGGTTTGAGATGCTGCTAGCACTTGGAAATCTAAAGCTTAACGAACTGAAATTATCACTGGTTTCTTCATAGCAGACAGCATGACATGGATGGGAGCCAAttcttcatgtgttttttttcctgtacttatAGGACCCTTGGTTATAATTAAGATGACATCTAGGGTGTGCGATTTAAGAGTTTCAAGAACTGATCTTAATGCAGAATGCTGAAAGGCCCACTTGTGCCAACAGCGTTGCAAAGTTTCTTTCTAAGGGCCAATTGCTCAGTGGTATGTCAGGTCAGAGGTAAGAGTCTCAACTTGCAGAATCAAGTGTGCTTTTGAATGTCACTGGGAACATGGGCTTACAAAGAGCTCTGCAGTCTGTAGGTGCCAACACCATATGTTCTTTTTTACAGGAGATTCAAACATCGTTGGACCCCCTTCATATAATTGTATCTGCATTTAATACTGGGGTTATAGTTATgttatgctttgttttactCCTAGTttgagaaatgaaattaaagttaGTCTTTGGGAACCTAAATCTTGCGAATCCTAGTTCTGAATTTTGGACAACTTGCTGGGTTATGAAGTGAGCCGATGTCAGTATGGTCCAATCCTGCATAAAAGGAGCATGTTACAATATAGAAGAGACAGATTCCTTTTACAGTGTATTGGGGTGTCTGCTAGAATCCCACACATTTACCCAGGTGGGACTACGAAATCATGTTAATTTTATCCTCTCTTTCAGCAAAGAAAGGGCAGAATTTAACTGCAGcagtcttaaaataaatatagtatTTAACTTCCACACATTGAAAGAACTATGTaattgattgttttgttttctttttatatcaaTTCTGTAAATATGTGCACACTGAAGGAACACAACGACTGCTTACTGTTGCAATAAGAAAGGGGCAGAACATACATTTTTCACTGCCAGAGCtgtttttatataaacattAACCTCAGTGACAATCTTGTGTAACTGTGTTGTGAGTGATTCATAGCAGTGACTTTCAGATGCAGAGCAGGTTTTGCTGTTCTCCTGTGCAGCCGCATACACTCTCCCACTCACACCGCCTCTTACAAAATTTTCCAAACTGCCTGTCTCCTTTCAGGACACCCTATTTTCAATAAAGTGCCAAAAGGGACAAATCTCTTTCATTGCAAGATTCTTAGACTGAACTGAGAAATGCACCGATTTGATGAAAGTTTGGTGTTATATCAGCTAAGAGGTCAGGTCTATGgttatcaaattaaaataaacaagtaataCACTGGCAAATGTTTTGTATAAGCCTGTAAGAAGAGTGGAAGCTATAAATGTTAACCAATAATgttgaaatgttaaaaattgtGCTTATTTCTCCACAAACTCCCAGGCACTTTCGGGGTACACAAGATGAGGAGAAACGCTGGCGTTCCCTTTCTCCATAGATACAAACGTGTAGCACAGTGGCAAGTTATGCTCACTGGGGAAAACGGCCCCATGGTCTCAGAGCCCAATGGCTTGATGCTATGAATCTTGGAAAATGTTAGTCACTTGCTTGTTTGGAGGCGATGCAAAAGCCCTCTTTTCTTGCTAGAAATTACTGGTTTATTCCAGAGTGGAGACCTTTTTGCTGTTGAAATCAGTGAGCAGGACAGTTTAGAGTGCTTTCaagtgtgtgtgcgtgtgcatgcTCCCCTACCCAGGGCTTACCTTTATGGGCTATTCAGGGAAGCAAGAAGCAGCAGTTGAACTGCAAAGACGACGAGGCCAAAATACCACCGCTCCCACCAACTCCTCCACAAGCTCACCGACAGCCTCGAATAACGGAGCGCGTAGCTGGTGGGTGACAGGAATCGCATGAATTTTACGTGTCGTGTTTCTCCAAAGAAATCGCCACTTTCAGGTCGGTCCAAGCCCACCTCACTCCTTCTTTGCGGCTGAACGGGAACACAAAAAGACGTGTTGTTTTCCTAAAAACCCGAGGGCTGCCTCCCGCCCGCGGGCTGGGCCGCGGGAGGCGTCCAGGTGAGCGCGGCCGCCGGCGCCGCCGCTCCTCCCACACCTGCCCGCCCGCCCACCGGGGCCagccccgggccgcccgccgcctgTCGCCGCCTGTCGCCGCCTGTCGCCACGCCGCAGAGCCATGGAGCCCTAGGAGCGTGCGGCGGGAGGGGCGGCCGCGCTTCCCCGGGGACGAGCACAGCGCTCCCGCAGGTCAGTGTCACCGCCCTCACTCGTCCCCCGGGACCCCTGCGAGGGCGAGGGGGCGGCAgggagagcccccccccgcgggcCGGGGGTAGGGGAAAGGCAAAACTTGGGCATCTCCCCCAGCGCCCTGACGCTTGCCCCTCTTCGCCCTCCCTCAGCAGAGGCAGCGCCGAGATGGCGGACAGCGCCGcggccaccgccgccgcccccgccgctaAGGGCGGCAGCTCGGCGGGGCACTGGTGGAAGTCGCTGACCGGCGGCAAGAAGAAGCACAAGGAAgcggcggccgccccctccccgccgcctccccccgccgcccccggccctcGGGAGGGAGCGACGCCCCCCTTCGGcagcggggagcccccgggggctggggctggcggcggAGCCCGGCGGAGCCTCCGCGTGTCGCACTCGGGCCGCTTCAAGGAGACGCGCAAGGCGCGCGCCCCGCTGCTGGCCGACAGCCCCCAGGTCTTCAACGGCGGCGaccccggccgcgccgccccggGGGGCCAGTAGCCACGGCGGGGGGCTCGCCCCGCCGCTTCGCCCCGCTCCTCGCCCCCCTCGGGGGTTGAGacgcggccccgcgggggctCCTCGGCACCCAGcggaggctgcgggggggccCCCGGACAGCGAGAGGCGCCGCACGACCGAGGCGAGGAGCAAGCCTTCGAATCAAGGGACGATGTGATTGACTTAATGGTGATAACGATGAACACCCCGCTCCGTGTACTGTGGTGGACAGGCTCAAAAGGTGCTATCCTGGGGTCTCTGTGCCTTCCCCGGCCCTCTCCGTGAGCCAGCGCTTCCCTGCTcacgcctgcagcccagctTCTCCCCAGTCTCCGTCCAAGAGACGCTCACACGCTGCCTTTCGAAGGAAGGACTTCATTTCGGGGCCGAGAACCTTACAGCGGTGCCACAGCTCTGTAGCAGTCGTGCTTCTGTCCTGCTGGAAGCGGGCACGCCGGCAAAGGAgcccttcttgtgctgtgggAGTCATGGGAGAGGCGCTGGGAGCCACAGGTGCTTGGATTCTCCCATGCCACACGTCGcatttaaatatgcaaaagGCAGGATTCTGCTGTTTTTGCCTCACTTAATGATAAGCAGGTGTTTCAGAGGTTGATCTCCCGTAGTTCTGTTACAGAGGGAGGCTGGTTATTGTCTTAACAATTCCTGTTGTGTACCCAGGGAATGCATGATTTTTGTATAATTGGTGATAACTGGCATAGTGAAACAACGATGAAGAAAACAGGTGATAAGATGCAAATACTCTCCTGGGAGACAAGACTAGCCCTGGAGAGCATGGGCAGGGTTGTGCTCCAAACGTGGAAACaggctgtggcaccactggaagtGTTCTTTAACGTTTACTGTGATCAAGGCTCCTGAAGCAAGGTTAAAGATTCCCAAGATTTCTTTTGATAGCAAGATCACACGTTTTAACTTGGGCAGCTAGCTGCCCCTTCCAGCATCTCCTGGGGTTTTGGACACA is from Anser cygnoides isolate HZ-2024a breed goose chromosome 2, Taihu_goose_T2T_genome, whole genome shotgun sequence and encodes:
- the PRR15 gene encoding proline-rich protein 15, whose translation is MADSAAATAAAPAAKGGSSAGHWWKSLTGGKKKHKEAAAAPSPPPPPAAPGPREGATPPFGSGEPPGAGAGGGARRSLRVSHSGRFKETRKARAPLLADSPQVFNGGDPGRAAPGGQ